In Leishmania mexicana MHOM/GT/2001/U1103 complete genome, chromosome 34, one DNA window encodes the following:
- a CDS encoding putative sm-f snRNP core complex protein — protein MESNVPGAFLHSLVGKKVLVKSKWGPVYEGNLVSCDTFMNLQLRNAVEHAKQDTELGEMLLRNNNILYIREEASAS, from the coding sequence ATGGAGTCCAACGTCCCTGGAGCGTTTCTGCACAGCCTTGTCGGCAAAAAGGTGCTTGTGAAGAGCAAGTGGGGCCCGGTGTACGAGGGTAACCTTGTAAGCTGCGACACGTTCATGaacctgcagctgcgcaatgCGGTAGAGCACGCGAAACAGGACACCGAACTGGGTGAGATGCTGTTGCGCAACAACAACATCCTGTACATCCGTGAGGAAGCCAGCGCGTCCTga
- a CDS encoding anaphase promoting complex subunit protein,putative, with protein MDITIKSVHLVAKWMWDCKGETCGICRQEYEAACPTCRMPGDDCPILTSPCHHTFHLHCITRALEKEEGQPECPTCRAPWQM; from the coding sequence ATGGATATCACGATAAAGAGCGTCCACCTGGTGGCGAAGTGGATGTGGGACTGCAAAGGCGAAACTTGTGGCATCTGTCGTCAAGAGTACGAGGCAGCCTGCCCCACCTGCCGTATGCCAGGCGACGATTGCCCAATCCTGACGAGCCCCTGCCACCATACGTTTCACTTGCACTGCATCACACGGGCCttggagaaggaggagggccaACCAGAGTGCCCGACGTGCCGTGCGCCGTGGCAAATGTAG